In a single window of the Atlantibacter hermannii genome:
- a CDS encoding putative AlpA-family regulatory protein from prophage, which produces MNINNHTKQEILSFYGFETDRLVRESERHKITAISRSQAWKLERDGRFPPRKKLGNSSCAWLLSDLLLWCNQR; this is translated from the coding sequence ATGAACATTAACAATCATACGAAACAAGAAATTCTCTCTTTTTACGGTTTTGAAACTGATCGCTTAGTCAGGGAAAGTGAACGCCATAAAATTACAGCAATCTCTCGCTCTCAGGCATGGAAGCTGGAAAGAGATGGCCGATTTCCCCCACGTAAAAAACTAGGCAACAGTAGTTGCGCTTGGTTACTATCGGATTTATTGCTCTGGTGCAACCAGCGTTAA
- the mug gene encoding G/U mismatch-specific DNA glycosylase — MISDILAPGLRVVFCGINPGKSSAHTGYHFAHPGNRFWKVIHQAGFTEKQLLPEEEMQLLDTRCGITMLVERPTVQASEVALHELRTGGRELIRKINDYQPAALAVLGKQAFEQAFSQRGVKWGKQAITIGATEVWVLPNPSGLNRASLEKLVEAYRELDEALLARGL; from the coding sequence ATGATTAGCGACATTTTAGCGCCAGGGTTAAGGGTGGTGTTTTGCGGTATCAATCCCGGTAAATCTTCCGCGCATACGGGATATCACTTTGCTCATCCGGGAAACCGGTTCTGGAAGGTGATCCATCAGGCCGGGTTTACGGAAAAGCAGCTTCTTCCCGAAGAGGAGATGCAGCTGTTGGATACGCGTTGTGGCATTACCATGTTGGTTGAGCGTCCGACCGTGCAGGCAAGTGAAGTGGCGCTCCATGAGCTGCGTACCGGCGGGCGTGAGCTTATCCGCAAGATCAATGATTATCAGCCAGCGGCATTAGCGGTACTGGGAAAACAGGCCTTCGAACAGGCATTCAGTCAGCGCGGCGTGAAATGGGGCAAACAGGCGATAACCATAGGCGCAACGGAGGTATGGGTTTTGCCGAATCCCAGCGGATTAAATCGCGCCTCGCTTGAAAAGCTGGTGGAAGCATACCGGGAACTTGATGAAGCGTTACTGGCACGAGGTTTGTAG
- the rpoD gene encoding RNA polymerase: protein MEQNPQSQLKLLVTRGKEQGYLTYAEVNDHLPEDIVDSDQIEDIIQMINDMGIQVMEEAPDADDLLLAENSNNTDEDAEEAAAQVLSSVESEIGRTTDPVRMYMREMGTVELLTREGEIDIAKRIEDGINQVQCSVAEYPEAITYLLEQYDRVEAGEARLSDLITGFVDPNAEEDLAPTATHVGSELSSEELEDDDDEDEDEDDDSSDDDNTIDPELAREKFSELRVQYEAARVVIKAKGRSDKAAQEEILKLSEVFKQFRLVPKQFDYLVNSMRVMMDRVRTQERIIMKMCVEQCKMPKKNFITLFTGNETSETWFTAALAMNKPWSEKLKDVAEDVQRSLQKLQQIEEETGLTIEQVKDINRRMSIGEAKARRAKKEMVEANLRLVISIAKKYTNRGLQFLDLIQEGNIGLMKAVDKFEYRRGYKFSTYATWWIRQAITRSIADQARTIRIPVHMIETINKLNRISRQMLQEMGREPTPEELAERMLMPEDKIRKVLKIAKEPISMETPIGDDEDSHLGDFIEDTTLELPLDSATTESLRAATHDVLAGLTAREAKVLRMRFGIDMNTDHTLEEVGKQFDVTRERIRQIEAKALRKLRHPSRSEVLRSFLDD, encoded by the coding sequence ATGGAGCAAAACCCGCAGTCACAGCTGAAGCTTCTCGTCACTCGTGGTAAGGAGCAAGGCTATCTGACCTATGCTGAGGTCAATGACCATCTGCCGGAAGATATCGTCGACTCCGATCAGATCGAAGACATCATCCAAATGATTAATGACATGGGCATCCAGGTGATGGAAGAAGCACCGGACGCCGATGATCTGTTGCTTGCTGAAAACTCAAACAACACTGATGAAGATGCAGAGGAAGCTGCAGCTCAGGTTCTGTCCAGCGTAGAGTCTGAAATCGGGCGCACCACCGACCCGGTTCGTATGTACATGCGTGAAATGGGTACCGTTGAACTGTTGACCCGCGAAGGCGAAATTGACATCGCTAAACGCATCGAAGACGGGATCAACCAGGTTCAGTGCTCCGTTGCCGAATACCCGGAAGCCATTACCTATCTGCTGGAACAGTACGATCGCGTTGAAGCGGGCGAAGCACGCCTTTCTGACCTGATCACTGGCTTTGTCGATCCTAACGCTGAAGAAGATCTCGCACCGACCGCGACCCATGTGGGTTCTGAACTGTCCAGCGAAGAGCTGGAAGACGATGACGACGAAGATGAAGACGAAGACGACGACAGCAGCGACGATGACAACACCATCGATCCGGAACTGGCCCGTGAGAAATTCAGCGAGCTGCGCGTCCAGTACGAAGCCGCACGCGTAGTAATCAAAGCGAAAGGCCGCAGCGACAAAGCCGCTCAGGAAGAGATCCTGAAGCTGTCTGAAGTGTTCAAGCAGTTCCGTCTGGTGCCGAAGCAGTTCGACTACCTGGTGAACAGCATGCGTGTGATGATGGATCGCGTGCGCACCCAGGAACGTATCATCATGAAGATGTGCGTTGAACAGTGCAAAATGCCGAAGAAAAACTTCATCACGCTGTTTACTGGCAATGAAACCAGCGAAACCTGGTTCACTGCGGCGCTGGCGATGAACAAGCCGTGGTCTGAAAAGCTGAAAGACGTGGCTGAAGATGTTCAGCGCAGCCTGCAAAAACTGCAGCAGATCGAAGAAGAAACCGGCCTGACCATCGAGCAGGTTAAAGACATCAACCGTCGCATGTCTATCGGCGAAGCAAAAGCCCGTCGTGCGAAGAAAGAGATGGTTGAAGCGAACTTACGTCTGGTTATTTCTATCGCCAAGAAATACACCAACCGTGGCCTGCAGTTCCTGGATCTGATTCAGGAAGGCAACATCGGTCTGATGAAAGCGGTAGACAAGTTCGAATACCGTCGTGGTTATAAGTTCTCCACCTATGCAACATGGTGGATCCGTCAGGCTATCACCCGCTCTATCGCGGATCAGGCGCGCACCATCCGTATTCCGGTGCATATGATTGAGACCATCAACAAACTCAACCGTATCTCCCGCCAGATGCTGCAGGAAATGGGTCGTGAGCCGACGCCGGAAGAGCTGGCTGAACGTATGCTGATGCCGGAAGACAAGATCCGCAAGGTGCTGAAAATCGCTAAAGAGCCGATCTCCATGGAAACGCCGATTGGCGACGATGAAGATTCGCATCTGGGTGATTTCATCGAGGATACCACCCTCGAGCTGCCGCTGGATTCTGCGACCACCGAGAGCCTGCGTGCCGCTACCCACGACGTACTGGCTGGCCTGACCGCCCGTGAAGCGAAAGTACTGCGTATGCGTTTCGGTATCGATATGAATACCGACCACACGCTGGAAGAAGTGGGTAAACAGTTCGACGTTACCCGCGAACGTATCCGTCAGATCGAAGCGAAGGCGCTGCGTAAACTGCGCCACCCGAGCCGTTCTGAAGTGCTGCGTAGCTTCCTGGACGATTAA
- the dnaG gene encoding DNA primase — MGLMAGRIPRVFINDLLARTDIVDLIDARVKLKKQGKNYHACCPFHNEKTPSFTVNGEKQFYHCFGCGAHGNAIDFLMNYDKLEFVETVEELAAMHNLDVPYEAGSGPSQIERHQRQNLYQLLDGLNAFYQQSLTQPNAKDAREYLSRRGLSADVISRFAIGYAPPGWDNVLKRFGGNDENRQSLIDAGMLVTNDKGRSYDRFRERVMFPIRDKRGRVIGFGGRVLGDGQPKYLNSPETDIFHKGRQLYGLYEAQLSSPEPARLLVVEGYMDVVALAQYDINYAVASLGTSTTADHIQLLFRVTNNVICCYDGDRAGRDAAWRALETALPYMNDGRQLRFMFLPDGEDPDTLVRKEGKDAFEARMEQAQPLSTFLFNSLMPQVDLSTPDGRAQLSTLALPLITQVPGETLRIYLRQELGKKLGILDDSALERLMPKQAEATARAAPTLKRTTMRILIGLLLQNPELAPQVPPLDALDKNKLPGLGLFAELVNTCLSQPGLTTGQLLEQYRGTKEAATLEKLSMWDDIADKDIAEKTFTDSLNHMFDSMLELRQEELIARERTHGLSSEERRELWRLNQELAKK; from the coding sequence ATGGGGCTTATGGCTGGACGAATCCCACGTGTCTTTATTAATGACCTGCTGGCTCGTACCGATATCGTCGACCTTATCGACGCTCGGGTAAAGCTCAAGAAACAGGGCAAAAATTATCACGCGTGCTGTCCGTTCCATAATGAAAAAACTCCTTCATTTACCGTAAACGGCGAAAAGCAGTTCTACCATTGCTTTGGCTGTGGCGCGCACGGCAACGCTATCGACTTTTTGATGAATTACGACAAGCTCGAATTCGTTGAAACCGTTGAGGAGCTGGCGGCCATGCATAACCTGGATGTGCCTTACGAGGCGGGTTCAGGGCCGAGCCAGATTGAACGCCACCAGCGGCAAAATTTGTATCAACTGCTGGATGGCCTGAATGCGTTTTACCAACAATCCCTGACTCAACCGAATGCAAAAGACGCGCGTGAGTATCTCTCCCGACGCGGTTTAAGCGCCGACGTTATCTCGCGCTTCGCTATCGGTTATGCGCCCCCGGGTTGGGACAACGTGCTCAAGCGCTTCGGCGGCAACGATGAAAATCGCCAGTCGCTGATTGATGCCGGCATGTTAGTGACCAACGACAAGGGCCGCAGTTATGACCGTTTCCGCGAACGGGTGATGTTCCCCATTCGCGATAAACGAGGCCGGGTGATTGGCTTTGGCGGCCGCGTGTTAGGCGATGGTCAGCCGAAATATTTAAACTCGCCGGAAACCGATATTTTCCATAAAGGCCGCCAGCTGTATGGCCTTTATGAAGCACAACTGAGCAGCCCTGAACCGGCGCGCCTGTTGGTGGTCGAAGGCTATATGGATGTGGTTGCGCTGGCGCAATACGACATCAACTACGCGGTGGCGTCGTTAGGCACCTCGACCACGGCTGATCATATTCAGCTGCTGTTTCGGGTCACTAACAACGTGATTTGCTGTTATGACGGCGACCGTGCAGGCCGCGATGCGGCATGGCGCGCCCTGGAAACGGCGCTGCCCTATATGAATGACGGCCGGCAGCTGCGCTTTATGTTTCTGCCGGATGGCGAAGACCCGGATACGCTGGTGCGCAAAGAGGGTAAAGACGCGTTTGAAGCGCGGATGGAGCAGGCACAGCCGCTCTCGACCTTTTTGTTTAACAGCCTGATGCCACAGGTTGATTTGAGTACGCCGGATGGCCGCGCGCAGTTGAGTACATTAGCGCTGCCGTTGATCACTCAGGTGCCCGGCGAGACGTTACGGATCTACCTGCGCCAGGAATTAGGAAAAAAGCTCGGTATCCTTGATGACAGCGCGTTAGAGCGCCTGATGCCGAAACAGGCCGAAGCCACAGCGCGCGCCGCGCCGACGCTGAAACGCACAACCATGCGTATACTTATAGGGCTGTTGTTGCAGAATCCGGAACTGGCTCCGCAGGTGCCGCCGCTGGATGCGCTGGACAAGAACAAACTGCCAGGACTTGGCTTATTTGCAGAACTGGTCAACACTTGTTTGTCACAGCCAGGCCTTACAACAGGCCAACTTTTAGAGCAGTATCGCGGCACAAAAGAGGCCGCTACCCTTGAAAAACTGTCGATGTGGGACGATATAGCTGATAAGGACATTGCAGAAAAAACGTTCACCGACTCACTCAATCATATGTTTGATTCGATGCTTGAGCTGCGCCAGGAAGAGCTGATTGCTCGCGAGCGCACGCACGGTTTAAGCAGCGAAGAACGCCGTGAGCTCTGGAGATTGAACCAGGAGCTGGCAAAAAAATAA
- the rpsU gene encoding 30S ribosomal protein S21, with protein sequence MPVIKVRENEPFDVALRRFKRSCEKAGVLAEVRRREFYEKPTTERKRAKASAVKRHAKKLARENARRTRLY encoded by the coding sequence ATGCCGGTAATTAAAGTACGTGAAAACGAGCCGTTCGACGTAGCACTGCGTCGCTTCAAGCGTTCCTGTGAAAAAGCAGGTGTTCTGGCGGAAGTTCGTCGTCGTGAGTTCTATGAAAAACCGACTACCGAACGTAAACGCGCCAAAGCTTCTGCTGTGAAACGTCACGCGAAGAAACTGGCTCGCGAAAACGCACGCCGTACTCGTCTGTACTAA
- the gcp gene encoding O-sialoglycoprotein endopeptidase yields MFYNEVCSAYTAAQAKEVKISMRVLGIETSCDETGIAIYDDEKGLLANELYSQVKLHADYGGVVPELASRDHVRKTVPLIQQAMKSAGLTASDIDAVAYTAGPGLVGALLVGATVGRALAFAWNVPAVPVHHMEGHLLAPMLEDNPPAFPFVALLVSGGHTQLISVTGIGEYQLLGESIDDAAGEAFDKTAKLLGLDYPGGPMLSKLAANGNPGRFTFPRPMTDRPGLDFSFSGLKTFAANTIRDNDPDPQTHADIARAFEDAVVDTLMIKCRRALEQTGFKRLVMAGGVSANRTLRAKLAEMMQKRGGEVFYARPEFCTDNGAMIAYAGMVRLKAGGNADLSVTVRPRWPLAELPAA; encoded by the coding sequence ATGTTTTACAATGAAGTCTGCAGCGCATACACTGCGGCGCAAGCAAAAGAGGTAAAGATAAGCATGCGTGTACTGGGCATTGAGACATCTTGTGATGAAACCGGCATCGCCATTTATGACGATGAAAAAGGGCTGTTGGCTAACGAACTGTATAGTCAGGTAAAACTGCATGCGGATTATGGCGGTGTGGTGCCAGAGCTGGCTTCCCGCGACCATGTGCGTAAAACCGTCCCCCTGATCCAGCAAGCCATGAAAAGCGCGGGTTTGACCGCCAGCGATATTGATGCGGTGGCGTATACCGCCGGTCCTGGGCTGGTTGGCGCATTGCTGGTGGGCGCAACCGTTGGGCGCGCGCTGGCGTTTGCCTGGAATGTCCCTGCTGTGCCGGTTCACCATATGGAAGGGCATTTACTGGCGCCGATGCTGGAAGATAATCCGCCGGCATTTCCGTTCGTCGCGCTGCTGGTCTCCGGCGGGCATACCCAGTTGATCTCCGTGACCGGTATTGGCGAATACCAGTTATTAGGCGAATCCATTGATGACGCCGCGGGCGAAGCGTTTGATAAGACCGCGAAACTGCTCGGCCTTGATTATCCTGGCGGCCCTATGCTGTCGAAACTGGCGGCCAACGGCAATCCGGGGCGTTTCACTTTTCCTCGCCCTATGACCGATCGTCCGGGGCTGGATTTCAGCTTCTCTGGCCTGAAAACCTTTGCTGCGAACACTATTCGCGATAACGATCCCGATCCCCAGACCCACGCGGACATCGCCCGGGCGTTCGAAGATGCAGTAGTGGATACGCTGATGATTAAATGCCGTCGCGCGCTGGAGCAGACCGGGTTTAAGCGCCTGGTAATGGCGGGGGGCGTGAGCGCCAATCGTACGCTGCGGGCAAAACTGGCGGAAATGATGCAAAAACGCGGCGGCGAAGTGTTTTACGCCCGTCCGGAATTCTGTACCGATAACGGCGCGATGATCGCTTATGCCGGTATGGTACGTCTCAAAGCTGGCGGTAATGCTGACCTGAGCGTCACGGTCCGGCCTCGCTGGCCGCTGGCGGAACTGCCCGCCGCCTGA
- a CDS encoding autotransporter-associated beta strand repeat, producing MRITRGGFLLFPGTLSSLNNATASVVIEDAGSLQIGTGGNSGDIAIPIHNDGLVTFYRSDSVLNLRMPLAGAGVVFLRGTGVRGQSSYTMNTENNAFTGNIIIGNGARLQSNSQNPAPSAHILVNEGGTLWMGSSAKFTSAIFVEGNGWLENLGQLGALRLDSGANAAGSVTLTGNTRMTAVFSDYTGTISGVIDDGDNHFQLEKSGDGLITLSGNNRWSGGLLLSAGRLAVSADQNLGDPQGILTFNGGRLEATRDFISNRAIAVTSSGGSFYSSGVNTFAGGARGSGNLTVGSGALVLAGRIPVPGAQPLIQAAHCRLGRIVSTARRPARLAEA from the coding sequence TTGCGTATCACGCGCGGCGGTTTCCTGCTGTTTCCGGGGACGTTAAGCAGCCTGAACAATGCAACGGCGAGCGTGGTGATAGAGGATGCCGGGTCGTTACAGATCGGTACCGGCGGCAATAGTGGAGATATCGCCATTCCCATTCACAATGACGGTCTGGTGACGTTTTATCGTTCCGATTCAGTGCTGAATCTGCGTATGCCGTTAGCGGGCGCTGGCGTGGTTTTTCTTCGCGGGACGGGCGTTCGGGGTCAGTCGTCTTATACCATGAACACTGAGAATAATGCTTTTACCGGCAATATCATCATTGGCAACGGTGCACGTCTCCAGTCTAACAGTCAGAACCCAGCGCCAAGCGCGCATATTCTGGTTAATGAAGGGGGAACCTTATGGATGGGCAGCTCGGCAAAATTCACGTCCGCAATTTTTGTTGAAGGCAATGGCTGGCTGGAAAACCTGGGGCAACTTGGCGCGCTCAGGCTGGATAGCGGCGCGAACGCCGCCGGTTCTGTCACATTAACGGGCAATACCCGGATGACGGCGGTATTTAGCGATTATACAGGCACCATTAGTGGCGTTATCGATGATGGTGATAATCACTTTCAACTGGAAAAATCTGGCGACGGATTAATAACCCTTTCCGGCAACAATCGCTGGTCGGGCGGTCTGTTATTAAGCGCCGGGCGGCTTGCCGTTTCGGCGGATCAAAACCTGGGCGATCCTCAGGGCATTTTAACCTTTAACGGCGGCAGGCTAGAGGCGACCCGGGACTTTATCAGCAATCGCGCCATCGCCGTCACGTCCAGTGGCGGATCATTTTATTCCAGCGGAGTGAATACCTTTGCGGGTGGGGCCCGTGGCAGCGGTAATTTAACTGTCGGCAGCGGAGCCCTGGTTCTGGCCGGCAGGATACCCGTACCGGGAGCACAACCATTAATCCAGGCAGCGCACTGCAGATTGGGTCGGATAGTATCAACGGCGCGGCGACCGGCACGCTTAGCGGAAGCGTAA
- the icsA gene encoding putative outer membrane autotransporter barrel, putative pectin lyase fold, translating to MTVTGDGSFQRSVRVESGTLRFAPANRFQVSDSLITAGGATTSVAGASQVNVAGTLVQQPNAIFEASLDATRPAATASTFSLAGTLNLSGAPGSASAITRKLLTVLQSPNPAGISGDFTAFGLSNPADYLVVSGAKANNDSDYIVAFGLRWLMGLEQGNGTFTLLNPQDIFNVDVALEDQSGPFASGWDGASLTKAGAGTLVLSRQNTFTGNTVINGGVLQTDSENAIAQSANVSVNPGATLNLNNFSQRLSHLSGAGAITLGSATMTVNNTVDSVFNGPISGSGSVLKTGVASLTLGGENTFSGGLRIDAGTTVVKRGAALGAGPVVNNATLSLDLASASVLRNLFSGNGVLNKDGAGIALLTQSGSSAGDININNGALAFGQGVSFNSRGDVTTAPSATAVFNAGASLQVDGNFAQQGALDVVLSATEPTISASTASLGNNASLNIVGVNFPDDIFSFENRAVIQTTSPGALLGDFSRLRIGGASSAVDYASVTGYKDVLSRKYSVDFLLSWYAARSDTPERAHGTFTLTNPEERFELNTPLINQPTSAATGWDGTTLTKAGEGTLILSRRNFYTGPTLLNDGILQAGIENALARSSALRIASGAAFILDGYDQTVNNLSGDGNILLGDAQLTLNNSSDTRFAGVISGNGAVEKTGANTLQLTSDQTWPGPTTINSGTLILGNGPDETATLASAQVAIAPGAILGGYGGTGGDIINQGTLAIADALPQFADGPAGNFNVGGNLVNSGNIVMASPWPASTLTVAGNYTGNNGLVTLSTVLGGDDSPTDRLVIEGDSRGNTQLKINNSGGQGALTQQGIEVISVAGQSTGVFTLAERVVAGSYEYFLQQGLPTAPNGNWYLRSQLPVPPSPTPPQPPQPAAPIVRPEAGSYLANLATAQQLFAQQLSDRSGKADNSSLWLRQNGMRRSGYDNSGQLKTTANSYLIQGGGEVLAGQFTRDDSLRIGVMLGYGTAQNHTRSGRSDFRSQGKIDGYSAGIYGTWYQDATRQQGLYVDSWLQYSWLDAHVKGDDLPQEHYRLNGLSGSLETGYRWDIVDDDSGAVALTPQAQVIWSGIDANDHRESSGTRVTSTADNPLQTRLGIALSHHGAASRDNVRGKTFTTYVAANWLHNTSLSTVAMNDDHVGFAGERNRGEIRLGINGNLSPQWDVWGTIAQQMGDSGYHATAGGLGARYRF from the coding sequence GTGACGGTAACAGGGGATGGCTCGTTCCAGCGTAGCGTGCGCGTCGAGAGCGGGACGCTGCGCTTTGCCCCGGCGAACCGATTTCAGGTGAGCGACAGTTTGATCACCGCAGGCGGGGCCACTACCTCCGTCGCGGGCGCATCGCAGGTCAATGTTGCCGGGACGCTGGTGCAGCAGCCGAATGCCATTTTTGAGGCATCGCTGGATGCGACGCGGCCAGCGGCCACCGCATCGACATTCTCACTGGCGGGTACGCTCAATCTGAGCGGCGCACCGGGTTCAGCCAGCGCCATCACTCGCAAGCTTTTGACGGTGTTACAGAGCCCGAATCCCGCGGGTATCAGCGGAGATTTCACGGCGTTTGGGTTGAGTAATCCGGCAGATTATCTGGTGGTGTCCGGTGCGAAAGCCAATAACGACAGCGATTATATCGTTGCCTTTGGCCTGCGCTGGCTGATGGGGCTGGAGCAGGGAAACGGGACGTTCACCCTGCTTAACCCACAGGATATCTTCAATGTGGATGTGGCGCTGGAAGACCAGTCAGGCCCTTTTGCCAGCGGCTGGGACGGGGCTTCATTAACGAAAGCGGGCGCGGGCACGCTGGTGTTATCGCGCCAGAACACGTTTACCGGCAATACCGTCATCAATGGCGGGGTTCTGCAAACCGACAGCGAAAATGCGATTGCGCAGTCCGCCAACGTCTCGGTCAATCCGGGCGCGACCCTGAACCTTAATAACTTCTCGCAACGGCTCTCTCACCTGAGCGGCGCAGGTGCGATTACGTTGGGCAGCGCGACCATGACGGTGAATAACACCGTAGACAGCGTGTTTAACGGCCCGATTTCAGGTAGCGGCAGTGTGTTGAAAACTGGCGTGGCGTCGCTCACGCTTGGGGGCGAAAATACTTTTAGCGGAGGGCTGCGGATTGACGCCGGAACAACAGTAGTTAAACGCGGGGCGGCGTTGGGCGCCGGTCCGGTTGTGAATAACGCCACGTTATCCCTGGATCTCGCCAGCGCCAGCGTGCTACGTAACTTGTTTTCCGGCAATGGCGTGCTCAATAAAGACGGAGCGGGGATCGCGTTGTTAACGCAATCAGGCTCATCGGCGGGCGATATCAATATCAACAATGGCGCGCTGGCATTTGGCCAGGGCGTAAGCTTCAACAGCCGCGGCGATGTTACGACGGCGCCCTCCGCAACGGCAGTATTTAACGCAGGAGCATCGCTGCAGGTTGACGGAAATTTCGCTCAGCAAGGCGCGCTGGATGTTGTGCTGAGCGCAACCGAACCTACTATCAGCGCCTCAACCGCATCGCTGGGTAATAATGCCTCGCTTAATATCGTGGGCGTGAACTTTCCCGATGACATTTTTTCATTTGAAAATCGGGCTGTTATTCAGACGACGAGCCCCGGCGCGCTGCTTGGCGACTTTTCCAGGCTGCGCATTGGCGGGGCGTCGTCAGCGGTCGATTATGCCTCTGTGACCGGTTATAAAGATGTGTTAAGCAGAAAGTACAGCGTCGACTTTCTGCTTTCCTGGTATGCCGCCCGTTCAGATACGCCGGAACGGGCACATGGCACCTTTACCCTGACCAATCCCGAAGAGCGTTTCGAACTCAATACGCCACTGATTAATCAGCCCACCAGTGCGGCGACGGGCTGGGATGGCACCACGCTAACCAAAGCCGGCGAGGGCACGCTGATATTATCCCGGCGTAATTTCTATACCGGGCCCACATTGCTCAATGACGGTATTCTGCAGGCCGGTATTGAGAATGCCCTGGCCCGCAGCAGCGCGTTGCGTATTGCATCCGGCGCGGCCTTTATACTGGACGGGTACGATCAAACCGTTAATAACCTCTCTGGCGACGGCAATATACTGCTGGGCGACGCGCAGTTAACGCTCAATAACAGCAGCGACACGCGGTTTGCCGGTGTGATAAGCGGTAACGGGGCAGTGGAGAAAACCGGTGCAAATACCCTTCAACTGACAAGCGATCAAACCTGGCCTGGCCCGACGACCATTAACAGCGGCACTCTGATTCTGGGCAACGGCCCTGATGAAACCGCTACGCTTGCCAGTGCCCAGGTCGCCATCGCGCCAGGGGCGATTCTGGGCGGTTACGGCGGAACGGGCGGCGATATCATTAACCAGGGAACGTTGGCGATTGCCGATGCACTGCCGCAGTTTGCCGACGGGCCCGCTGGTAATTTTAACGTAGGCGGCAACCTCGTTAATTCAGGAAATATTGTGATGGCCAGTCCGTGGCCTGCCAGCACGTTGACGGTAGCGGGGAATTATACCGGCAATAATGGGCTGGTGACGCTCAGTACGGTGTTAGGCGGCGACGACTCGCCAACCGACCGTTTAGTGATTGAGGGCGACAGCCGTGGCAATACGCAGCTAAAAATCAACAATTCAGGCGGCCAGGGCGCGCTGACGCAGCAGGGCATAGAAGTTATCAGCGTGGCGGGCCAGTCGACAGGGGTTTTCACGCTGGCGGAGCGTGTAGTGGCAGGTTCGTATGAGTACTTCCTCCAGCAAGGGTTGCCGACGGCGCCAAACGGTAACTGGTATTTGCGCAGCCAGCTTCCCGTGCCGCCGTCTCCCACTCCTCCGCAGCCACCTCAGCCTGCGGCCCCGATCGTTCGTCCCGAAGCGGGGAGTTATTTGGCGAATCTCGCCACTGCGCAGCAGTTGTTTGCGCAGCAGTTGTCGGATCGCAGCGGTAAAGCGGACAACTCAAGCCTCTGGCTGCGGCAAAATGGCATGCGCCGCAGCGGCTACGATAACAGCGGCCAGTTAAAAACCACGGCAAACAGCTATCTGATTCAGGGCGGGGGCGAGGTACTGGCGGGCCAGTTCACCCGTGACGATAGCCTGAGAATCGGCGTAATGCTGGGTTACGGCACTGCACAAAACCATACCCGTTCCGGACGCAGCGATTTTCGTTCACAGGGCAAAATTGATGGTTACAGCGCCGGTATCTACGGCACCTGGTATCAGGATGCCACCCGCCAGCAAGGCTTGTATGTGGATAGCTGGTTGCAGTACAGCTGGCTGGATGCGCACGTCAAAGGCGACGATCTGCCCCAGGAGCATTATCGTCTTAATGGACTGAGCGGTTCGCTGGAGACCGGCTATCGGTGGGATATTGTCGATGACGACAGCGGCGCAGTGGCGCTGACCCCGCAGGCACAGGTTATATGGAGCGGTATTGACGCGAATGATCATCGGGAAAGCAGCGGTACGCGGGTGACATCAACAGCCGATAACCCTTTGCAAACCCGGCTGGGGATTGCGCTGTCACACCACGGCGCAGCAAGCCGGGATAACGTTCGCGGGAAGACGTTTACGACGTATGTCGCGGCGAACTGGCTGCATAATACGTCGCTCAGCACAGTGGCAATGAATGACGATCACGTTGGGTTTGCTGGTGAACGTAATAGGGGTGAAATCAGACTGGGTATTAACGGCAACCTGTCGCCGCAGTGGGATGTCTGGGGCACCATTGCCCAACAGATGGGCGACAGCGGTTATCATGCGACTGCCGGAGGATTGGGTGCCAGATATCGCTTTTAA